The window TTTAAGTTAAACGCACAGTTTGACACCTCAGCTGCAGGCTCTCTCAAACAAAGCAATGACAAAAAGACGCAGTTTGATgacaaaaagcagcaaatcctcacatttaagaggaTGGAACCAGTAGATGTTTGATAATCTGACCAACACAATTAATCGAACATACAACATTAACTGTTGCGCTCAATCTACAGAACAGAAATCAGCACGATAAAAGACTGAAGGATGAAGTGAATCGTTCTGATTATCAGCTGAGTTTTGAAGCGTACCTCTTTGTTCGCCTTCCCCACTTTGCTCTCCAGGTCGTACCTCTCTTCATCCACTTTGTCGATGAGGGCGTGAAGCTTCTTGCAGGTTTCCTAAAGACGCAGACGGATGTGATGTTATTAACGTTATTAACAGGAAGCTGCAAACATCATCGTCTGCAGTAAGACAGCACTTCATCTTTAGTCGTGCTTGTTGCTGTGCCACTTTTCTCCAAACTGAAACGTCTCTCAGCTGTTGGATGGCGTTCATGGCGCCCCTGACTTTCCCTCCAGCACCACCAGGGATTCACATTTATGATTTTCGATCGCCTGGATTCATGTAACTCTCTggatgaattgtaataactttCATGATCGTTTCCACACTTTGATAATGACCACATACCCTGCAGAGCTAATGACATTCTGACCGTCTTTCAACACGCAGTTAGGTAACGTTAGAACGCAAACACTGACACACGAGTTTCTGACTTTCTGCCTCTCCTGCACTCCTGTTCcaactttttaaaatactgCTTTTTATCTAtgtgcaaccaaaacaaataaattaaactgaGATAATGAACAATAAACTTTACCATCAGACGTTTATGAAATGTCTGCTTCAACCGATCTCTCGTTGAACTCGtaagtccatttttttttgtctaaaacACACCCGTTTGTCTGAATGATGTACGTATTTTAAAAAGAGTTGGGGGGAAGTGAGATCTGAACACAATTAGTTACTCAGGATACGTGTTAATGGTCCAATGAGAGTCATGCAAAGCAGCTAGCATGGCTGACGACTCCTTCACCAGCAACACTACAACTGTTTCTGCCGTACGTTGGCTCATAGTTTTGGATGATTAGGCTGAACAGATGAAGTTCAGGATAAAGCCAGACTAGTTTAAAGGAAGTCAGTGACACAAGAAAAGATGTGCAGCGTTTCTCACCATGAGAGTCGCTTGGTCTCCGCTCAGAGAGGGTTTCGCACAGTGCTCGGCCATGTAGGCCTCCTTGGCAGCTGCGACGTCCTTCGTCTCCTGTGCGATCCAGGTGGCCGCGATCTGTAGCATCAAACTCTGCAGGACAGATCAGGTGAGAGTCGACAGTCACTGACAGACGAAAACAGCCTGCGTTAACCGGTCATTTGCAAAAGTTTGAGGTCATATGTGAGGatttaaaaggttaaaaaacCAAAATGTTCTGCATGTAAAGGATGTTTTTCTATTCAATATTCTGTACGTCAActcttaaaaatgtattttggcaaaaagacacatgaaaacaaaacaaaaaacaatctaaaaaacttaaataatgCGCAAgtattttgggttttttttagcatttcttCAGCAACATCACACTTTTAACTCTCTAAGTATTGGAAACAACTTCCTTAATCTGGTGACAGAGGAATTTCTTTGTTAATTTCTTTGTCAGAACAGGTTTAACCGCTTCACTGTTGGCTACAGAAATCAAAGAATAGACTCAATTTATTTCAAGCAAATGTGGAACTTCAAAACTTCCTGACGATCCAATTATGTCCCAGAGATTAAAACACTGAATCATTCACAATGAAACATAATGATTGAAAAATAATTAAGTTTTCTTGTGGCAGGAAAATGTCTGAacacccaaaaccacacagaaatataaactatatatgtgtgtatctACTGGGAATGTAGTCCCCAACAGTCACTAATACTTGGATCATCATCAAAAAATGCCTCTTCAGGGAATAGTAACACTGAGATGTCTGTCTGAAGCTGCCCTAATCTTTAATCAGGAGCCGGTCTTCACACCTgcaacaggtgatctgagtAGCAGGTCCTACATCGAGTCTGAACACAACATTATCTGctgtttaacaaacaaaatggaCTGGGACGCACCCTGGACACACTTGTGCTTCTGACCACGATTCATAGATCCTTTAAATAGTGCCAGTGTCAGCTAGCATAGCATTAGCATTACAGGGCTAATTACAGATAACACAAATACCCAGTCAACTTTAGTTTGAGCCGTGACTTGAGCTGACACCTCAACACATCACACTTCAGTCTGAAgcagcttcctgtctgcttttcagattacatgATCTTTATAATCTCtgaaacacttcctgtgtgtttgaCTCGTtgcaccagcaggtggcgcctCAGAGCTTTGAGCTGTCTGCTGCTCTGATGAACAAGAGGAACCAACATGAGGGTCAACAAAATCCAGACAAGTCCGGGAACAGCTGACTgtccaacaacaacaccaacaactgcACCACAGGTTATCAATAATCACAACTGTTGATCAGAATCAGCTGAACTGCAACAAAACTGTACGTCACATTTTCTAATATTTATCACATCAACACATTAGTCTCACCTgtaatgtacacacacacacacacacacacacacatctacactgTACAATGAGACTATTGATCAATCGGCTGTTGATTATTGATAATATGTTCACTCATGTAGTCTGGTAATCTGGTTAAAACATGTCAGACTGGTCCTTTACCACAGGAACATGTCGCTGTGATAACTGTGACTTTACTGTGATACTGAGATATCATCGTCCTGCTGGATCAGATTCAGTGTGAGTGACCGAAGCGTGCCGATCAATAAACACGCCAGTCGTACCTTTAGATGATGCTTGCGGCTCGAGGTCATCTTCTTTCTGTGAGGATCAGAAACGACATCATCGTCAGAGTCTTTGAAGAAAGTCTGATTCGTCAATAGTTCATCAACGTCAACACAAAAAACGTTCGTCAGGTCAAGATGGAGGTTCATCTTTATTATATTTCCTCTTTTCagcctttccttccttctttcatcATGTCATCTCCTTCTTCTCATCCTTcatctccttcttttctctctgtctttattcccttccctttcctttctttctttgacaTTTCATTCACCCTTTTTTACTTGCTTCTGTCCCTTCACTCCTTCCTGCACTTCTTTCtgtattctttctttctttctttctttctttctttctttctttctctattCCTTCCCCTCTTATGTCTTCCTTTAAGTAAATCTTgtattttcatccttttcacttctgtcttttttctttctttctttctttctctctttctttctttctttctttctctctctattccttccttctcttctgtcttcCCTTTTGGTAAATCTTTCCATATTTTcatcctttcctctcctcttttgtcttgttttaccctttttctttctttctttctttctttctttctttctttttttctttctttctttgattccttccctctcttctgtcttcCTTTAAGTAaatctttctttattttcatcctttccacttctctctctctgtatttttttccttacaTCCTTCTTTACTTCCTtcattcttcctttctttccaaCCTTGTTTCCTTGTTTCTTTCCCTTCATCTATTTTTGCTTGcttcactctttctttctttctttctttctttctttctttctctgattccttccctctcttctgtcttcCTTTAAGTAcatctttctttattttcatcctttccacttctccctctctctgtttctttctttctttctttgattccttccttctcttccaTCTTCCTTTGAGTAAAtcttttcacttctctctctttgtatttctttccttacatccttctttccttccttccttccttcttcctttctttccaaCCTTGTTTCCTTGTTTCTTTCCCTTCACCTCTTTTTTCTTGCTttactctttctttctttctttctttctttctctgattCCTTCCCTCTATTCTGTCTTCCTTTAAGTAcatctttctttattttctccctttccacttctctttctctctgtatctttctatctttctttctttctttctttgattccttccttctcttccaTCTTCCTTTGAGTAAATCTTTccacttctctctctttgtatTTCTTTCCTTACATCCTTCTttacttccttccttcttccttaCTTTCCAACCTTTTTCCTTGCTTCTTTCCATTCACCTCTTTTTgctttctttcgttctttctttctttctttctttctctgattctttccttctcttccgTCATCTTTTCAGTAAATCTTTCTTAATTTTCATCCtttccacttctctctctctgtatttctTTCCTTACATCCTTCTTTACATCCTCTCTCCATCCTAACTTTTTCCTTGCTTTCCcttcactctttctttctttctttctttctttctttcttatattttcACCCAAACTTTGAGAGgttttttacccaaaactaaACTCTCAAAATTTTAACAGTccagtaaaacattttattctttccCCACCACACAAACAATCAGTACTGTAGAAGCAACACTTACTCAGACATGTTGGCGGTTTCTTTTCTTCACAACCTGTTAGAgcagaaggaaaaaacagaagaaaactgGTTGAGACGACAGAgaacaaacaatgttttcatctGCTCTGCGGCTGAATATCACCGAACATCCTCCGTATGAAATCTGATCTATCAAAGCAGTTGATGAGCAGCTGAGTGTTGACAGAGCTAAGTTTGGCGTTTGGGTCGAGTGTCGCCTCTGACGCCTGCGATAAGCTCCTTTACAGGTGTTCAAAACAGAAGATCCTCTGGGAGTTAACACTTCAATTCCTTTCGGGGACAAGAGACCCCGCAGCAGAATGTGCTGCGGCAGCGACTCGGCCGCCGACAGCCGGCTGTCAATGGACAAACTCTCACCGGCTGCAAAAACAAATCCGTCTCAACAAGTCGGCCTGAATCAGATTTCAAGAGTTATTCTAACTATAAATAATTCAAAGGTTTCAGTTTCCATCGCACTGAGTCGGAAACGAGCTGAAAAGATCTGAGcagatttacatttacattaacaacTCTGGAAACAATTGAATCTGTAGTTTTCTCTCAATTTTCCAGAACATGCCTCCAGAAATGTTCAAGTGCAAAGATTGAAGTTCAACATCAGACACTGAAAAATGACATAACACcgtaaaaaaatattttcttctaACATTTTAACACCCAGATCAGATCTACAGAAACATTCAGGAGCAAAGATCACATTTCTAAACTTTCCACAACCAGCCAAAGAAAAATTTTAATTGTTCCAACTTAGTTTTGTGATGTAACTTAATCAATCAGCTCTactttctcttgttttgtcctgaaaacaagaacagaaacTAACCTGGGATAAAATATAAGCATCTCAATCAGTAGGCAAATTTGactgtgagggaaaaaaaagttttgacgCCAATTCTCCTGCAGAGATTAATATTTTTATGCtgttaaaacaattaaaacagaatcCTTCTCTTTAAAATCCCCCAAATATCTCAAACAATCACAGAACCAGAGCTGAGAAGCGTGAACGAGTCCGATCGTTTCAAATGCAAAGCTGCAGTCGAACTCTTCGAGAAAGAGATTTAACAAATCATAAatccaaaccaaaacaaatctgcACAACCCCTCAGATCTCATCCTGCAGTTTTCAGCCCTTCTCCTTCATCCTGGATCACATCCCCTTCACTTATTAACAAACTCCGGAGGTCAGGACTTTCAGCACCTTAGCACTCCTGGAAAACACTCCGCTCAGCAGCtcggagatgagaggaggaagaggaggaggaagaggaggaagaagaaagggaaactGGCCTCACCTTTGACAAGACGGagcactgaggaggaggagggcagcaATGGCCAGAGGGAGTGGGAAGAAATCATCCCCGGGGGTGTATATATATCAGAGCTTGGATATGGATATGGAGCTCCTGTTTATGGAAATGCAGGATCCTCAGACCAATCGGCCAGCAAGCTCCTGAAATATCACCGTCCCCTGCCAACGTCTCTCCGTAACTCGCTGAGGAGGAGCCTGATATCGTTTTAGGACTCCGCTTGGTGCCACCAAGACGCTATAAAAGGGAGGAAAAGGACTATAAAAACCACAAACGTTTCACCAGATGAGGATGGGAGGGATTAAAGCAACGGATCAGTGGACTCATTTATGTGTTGGCTCGTAATCGtctgtggtgctgaaatccTGGAGTCTAAATGATGATTAGCTTCTGATAAACACACaggttttagtttttaaggcaGGTTGAATGGAAATTTAAGGAAAAATCACcactttaaatggttaaacaTGGTTTTGGAATCATATTTAAAGCCTCCACGTTGTTTGAAAGCATAAAACAGGATGATTTGATTTAatcataaaagacaaaaaccaaCAGCTGAATCAAAATCGGTTTCaaaaattattttgaaatcGGATCCCAGCTTCAGCTTCTCACTTGCACGTATTAACTTGCATCACGTTTCATGATCTGAACGCTTCTTTCACGTCTGAAACGCACCTCATTAACTGAGTCAACGAGGGAAACATGAGCATCTCGTCACTAATCAGACGCAGGCTTCTCACAAAAGGAAGCTCAGATCGTCTTGTCGCCGTCGTCGCCTCCATCTACAGATCTCAGCTGTGCAGTTTCAGCTTACAGTGTTATCCTGGAGGAAATAACCAGCGGAGCCGCCTCCTCCACAGCTGCCCGACAGCAGGCGAGGCAAACGGATAGCTGGCAAGCTAGTTTGTCCTGAGAGGCAGAACAGAGTTTAAATACACTGAACGAATTGAGTTTCAACGTACGTGGATTTAAAAGCACTGCAATTTGATTCCTAAGTCTTTCTGATGAGTATCGTTAGCGCTTATTTTTAGGTACATTAAAGCAGCCTGGATAGATGAAGATGATTAAGGTGCATTTGAGGGTTTTTTAAGGGATGTTTAGCTCctagagacagaaaaacaacaagaacaacaagtAACATCAACATTGTGAGACACCGGTGACATACATGGAAAACAATTTAGCAAGAACTACCTGAATTTGAAGACGATCCACGAGAAGTTTTGCGATCATCCGAACGGTAAAAAAGCAAAGCTTCGCGAGTCAACACCGGACGACCATGACCTCTCTCATTGAAGAAACCAGAACTTCACCAAAAGTTCCTCATTTATAACTTCACCGAACGAGACGAGACATTTAACTCGACCGGGCCGCAGAAAAGAAATGTCCATCCTGGACTCAAAATATTGAATCAAAGGTGtgaagaagctgcagcttcagGCGACTCGTGAGTCCAACAACAGGTTCAAAAGAGAGAAACCACCTGTGAAACTTTGATATCACTTTGAACTATTGCTCCAAATAAATCGCTTTGCAAGCTCACATTTCTGCCATCTATAAATATCTCATAATCACCGGCTGGCCTGGTTAGCGTTCCATCTTGGATTGCTGATCTGAGCCGCGGTGCTGACCTCACAGAGCCTTCCAGACCTTTCTCCGGGCGCTGAAGGTCCTCTCATATTAACACTTGTGGTATAAAAATATGTGGGCACGATGTCAGGTAGGCAGGATGGCAGATTTTCCATGTGGATAACGTTACCCGGTTATCAAGACCCGCTCATAAAAACATTCTTACTCAACCGCTTCAGATTCCTCGACAAGaatccaaaacaaaaactctttCATTCCGCCTGGTTAAACTTTTAGAAATATTTCTTCCAGCTGTTTGTCGTCGTGTACCTGGTTTAGGGTTTAGATGTTGTCATTGTTAAAGAACCAGTGAATCACTTAagctgtagctcagtggatGATGTCTGTCGGGCCGTCACTTTCCTcctgactgaaatatctcaacagttACAGGACGGATCCTCGTCCTTGAGATTCAGACGTTACCACGAGATTAtcaggaagtcaggtgaagtcgtGTGAAGACTCGTGCTGCAGCTGTGCTATTGTTAGACTTACTATTATACCCTGACAACTGTcaattacatttgttttcatgaacaCACCATGATGTCCGTCCTGGTTCACATACCCTAGGGTTACACAGGTGCACCTGAACGCACCGTTAAAgatgctatttgtaagaaaagcagATTTTTGAGCCTCATTCCCGACTCGTCAAATAACAGATGGTAGAAACACTGCAAAGGTTCTCGGTGGAGTCGAGGATTCCTGACTTCTCCTTTTTCATCACCAGCAGGTCAGTTTGGATGGATTGGCACAAAAATCTGGCTGAGACATTCTCGGGCTCCAGCAGATGAACCGTAATTCCTTTTGGTGAAACACTGTACGTTTTAATCGAGCGCCACCCTCAGGTCAAACCTTTAATTAGTCCAATATTCAGTTTATGACTGAATAACTCCAAAACGAATGACGTACTCGTCACACAAGATGAAAAACCAAATCGACTGGATCAGGAGATGTAATCataaattgtgtgttttaaaaatctgaaaactgtTTTCAAATCAACCAAACTTTgaggtttttatatttttttgcttaAGTATGTTTCTCTTcttgagagatgacaggaaacaggatgagacgCGGTGACGGGCCGATCGGACTCGAACCTTCGGCAGCTGCAGCGATGACACACGTTCTACCAACTGAGCTTCTGTGGTGCCCGAGGTTTGCTTTTCTAATTCAAATCGAGCTAACACAGGACCAAAACTAAACtcacaatgtatttttaaacaGTGAGGTGAAAAGCAAAGAAATTAACTTGAAACCGCAGATTGAAATGTTATTTGTGATCCACATCTGCtcttttaattgattaatcagctGATGATGAGCAGCGTGTAGCAGTGCTGCCTAAAATTTACAAAAGCAAATTTAAAAAGTGCTGCTATCATTTCACGGATACCTTCACTGTGTTAGTGATCAACTCAGGGACGGAAAGGTTGGATATCAACATGTTGAAGAGTTGCAGAGctccagataaaaaaaagaagtaatctGACGTTAAACTCTGTCTGCGCTGGAGTAATCGATCTTCGCTTGCGATCAGCTCAGACCGGCCGACCCGTAAAGGTGTCAGCAGAGCTCAGAGCAGTTAGCAGCTCAGACTATAGGAGTGAAGGCTGCGGGGGGAAACGCGCTGACAGGTCTGAGTGAAGCACAGACAGCGGAGATGATGGAGTCACGCTGGGAATGTAGCGACGGAGGGTGATGCTGGGGGTCGGGTTCACGGTCGTGTCAGAGAGACGGGAAGGTGTTTTCTACCGAGGTGTCCCGGGAATGTTCTGAACGGCAGGTGCGAGTTTGGAAATGCGAGAGAAGCGTGCGGCCTTTCCTCGCCATGTGAAGGTATTCATAACTATATGTGTGCGTTTGATTCATACGCCTGATGTAGCAGCACCAGTGGCGGTGGTCTGTCTGGATACATTGACCATCTGGTTCTGTCGTAGCCCGGGTGAAGTGTCCGTGTCACCTCCCCCCCGCTGGGATGATCTGCGGTCGGATTTACCGCTCGTCACCGAGATTTCTCAAATATGAAGATGTATATTACTAAACCGGAGATGTATTACAAGCAGACAAAACTCCTCACGAGTGTCAAACAAGAGCTTCAGAACCTCATCGTCATTCGGACACCTGAGATTATTTACTTTATGTTTCTAACCGGgtccgtttgttggtttgtcagcaggatgacacaaaaactactgaacaaaTTTCCACCAGACTTACATGGAGGACGAGTCTCAGCCCAGAAGAGGCCTCGTTAgtttttggtgcagatctgatCTTTAACATTGACCATTTTGTTAATCACTGGGAATAATGCATGGCTCTTGGTGTTTTTCATGCTTGTGTTCAttagtgagtacaatttgatgcagttAAAGAGGAAGAACTGCTGggtcttggcggaggtatgcgctctactgagtgcatTTCTTGTTTCTTAGTTGATTCTGAGGTTTGAATACCTCGGAGGATGTTCACTTAACATTAACCagcttgtttttaaataaactaaacaatATTACTGATGTTGTTAAATCAAAACGTCCGACCGAGAATTCTAAGAAATATCATCACGTTCAATTAAAAATGGAATGGTATGGAGCTGGCAGGGACAGGCCAGCCCAGACTCCAGGATATAATGctagcagttaatgtttctacAAACCATTGGTTAACGTTGGACATTTGgagacatttctttattttattccaaaTGGTGATGCTTTTCTAATCCTAACCAGCTGGTTTCTGTGACTATTTCTTTCCAGAGCATGAGCACAACCTTGTGACggcagagaaatagaaaattcaacctgaAAATTAACCTTAAAGTACAGTTTTAATGTAAACTTTACTTGAAGGTTTTCATGCATTGCGAGCCGACCCATGGCATTGCAGACTGTTCTAGGGACAGTGAAGAAACTGGAGCTTGCGGTGGTACCAACTGCATATAGCGGGTCTCCCCTTTACACAGAACCAACCTCCTGCAGAGCAACTGAACTCTCAACCTTTCTGGAGTTTCCTTGGGTGACCACCACCGGGCAGGTGTGGGGATATTCACAAGC is drawn from Sparus aurata chromosome 8, fSpaAur1.1, whole genome shotgun sequence and contains these coding sequences:
- the LOC115587186 gene encoding troponin I, fast skeletal muscle-like; translation: MSEKKMTSSRKHHLKSLMLQIAATWIAQETKDVAAAKEAYMAEHCAKPSLSGDQATLMETCKKLHALIDKVDEERYDLESKVGKANKEIEDLKIKVVDLAGVKKPALKRVRMSADAMLKALLGSKHTVNMDLRSNLKQVKKEVKEEPAEAVGDWRKNIEDKADRKKMFEA